A stretch of Fundicoccus culcitae DNA encodes these proteins:
- a CDS encoding ATP-binding protein — translation MNIESIKLVDIQLKNLKNVDNGEINLTYNDEVLNMVGIYGQNGSGKTTVIDAINLCRNLLLGEELEEYFVDLLNNNTQSTVSVTFKINEERLISYSVILEKVSTLNEMKNYENRITILYESLETKELKNNSRTKNLITFSRNNKDKKPELKPVSYFRNNQTNRTMLNVAVKQSDKDQQSVIFSDVIKGTIEASKNKNLDELKECMEAIELIAKNIFVFDNKMSGLVYSQFYIPFLFSVVNKKGNQSEYYFGTIGLDALQSSLLEQQHYKVISAIIEQINLVLPQIIPKMKLVLHVYGEQVTETGEKGYRVELNSNRDGKQFPFRAESDGVKKIVSILSALIAGYNSRLAIVAIDELDSGVYEFLLGELLTVLSEGAKGQIIFTSHNLRPLETISERKIIFTTTDQSNRYVKAHNIKQSNNLRNVYLRDIQYKTGQHELYNTTSIAKIQRSFRKSSIIQEEGTDYE, via the coding sequence ATGAATATTGAAAGTATTAAGTTAGTAGATATTCAACTAAAAAATTTAAAGAATGTGGATAATGGTGAAATCAATTTAACTTATAATGACGAGGTTCTTAATATGGTTGGAATTTATGGCCAAAATGGCTCTGGAAAAACAACTGTTATTGATGCGATAAATCTGTGTAGAAATTTATTATTAGGCGAGGAATTAGAAGAATATTTTGTGGATTTGTTAAATAATAACACTCAGTCAACCGTTTCGGTAACTTTTAAAATAAATGAGGAGCGATTGATATCCTATTCCGTTATTTTAGAGAAAGTAAGCACGTTAAATGAAATGAAAAATTATGAAAATAGAATAACGATTTTATACGAATCTTTAGAGACAAAAGAATTAAAGAACAACTCGCGGACTAAAAATTTAATAACGTTTTCTAGAAATAATAAAGATAAAAAGCCGGAATTAAAACCTGTTTCTTACTTTAGAAATAATCAGACTAATAGAACGATGTTAAATGTTGCGGTTAAACAATCGGATAAAGATCAGCAATCCGTTATTTTTTCAGATGTTATTAAAGGAACGATTGAAGCATCCAAAAATAAGAATCTTGATGAGCTAAAAGAGTGTATGGAGGCTATTGAATTAATAGCGAAGAATATTTTTGTTTTTGATAATAAGATGTCGGGATTAGTCTATTCACAATTTTATATTCCGTTTTTATTTTCGGTCGTTAATAAGAAAGGTAATCAGAGTGAGTATTATTTTGGAACAATAGGATTAGATGCTTTACAGTCTTCCTTACTTGAGCAACAACATTATAAAGTGATTTCTGCGATTATTGAGCAGATTAATTTGGTTCTACCGCAAATTATTCCGAAGATGAAACTTGTTTTGCATGTTTACGGTGAACAGGTCACCGAAACAGGTGAAAAAGGTTACCGTGTTGAACTAAATTCTAATAGAGACGGCAAACAATTTCCTTTTAGAGCAGAATCTGACGGAGTAAAGAAAATTGTATCCATTCTTAGTGCGTTAATAGCTGGTTATAATTCACGACTTGCTATTGTAGCGATTGATGAGTTGGACAGTGGTGTATATGAATTTTTATTAGGAGAATTGTTGACGGTTTTATCAGAAGGCGCTAAAGGACAGATAATTTTTACTTCACATAATTTAAGACCATTAGAAACTATAAGTGAAAGGAAAATTATTTTTACAACAACGGATCAATCTAATCGTTATGTTAAGGCGCATAATATTAAACAGTCTAATAATTTGCGTAATGTCTACCTCAGAGATATTCAATACAAGACGGGGCAACATGAATTATATAACACTACTAGTATAGCTAAAATACAAAGAAGTTTTAGAAAATCAAGCATCATTCAAGAAGAAGGTACGGATTATGAATGA
- a CDS encoding SDR family oxidoreductase translates to MNKKHVVITGAGSGLGASLAHLYADKGYHVTLMGRNSDKLQKVAASLGTSDYSIHVLDVSSYTAVTTVFRDIRSVDLLINNAGVGYFELAEALSVEQVDAMIDINLKGTIFCTQQVLPAMKAAGAGQIINIVSTAGLEGKVTESVYCASKFGVKGFTESLQKELAETGIRVSGIYMGGMATPFWDGVIDEDNMGGMMAADDVAEIIVNSMEERRNINVSELVIRNH, encoded by the coding sequence ATGAACAAAAAACATGTTGTAATTACTGGTGCAGGCAGTGGTCTTGGTGCTTCTTTAGCGCATCTTTATGCTGACAAAGGGTATCATGTGACCTTGATGGGTCGAAATAGCGATAAATTACAAAAAGTTGCTGCCAGTTTGGGGACCTCTGATTATTCCATTCATGTCCTTGATGTGTCTTCTTATACAGCAGTCACTACCGTATTCAGGGATATTCGTTCGGTGGATCTTTTAATAAATAACGCTGGTGTCGGGTATTTTGAGTTGGCTGAAGCCTTATCGGTTGAGCAGGTCGACGCGATGATCGACATTAATTTGAAGGGGACGATTTTTTGTACGCAGCAAGTGTTACCGGCCATGAAGGCAGCTGGTGCGGGACAAATTATTAATATTGTCTCGACGGCGGGACTTGAAGGGAAAGTGACGGAGTCGGTTTATTGTGCCAGCAAGTTTGGAGTGAAGGGGTTTACCGAGAGTTTGCAAAAGGAATTGGCGGAGACGGGCATTCGAGTGAGTGGTATTTACATGGGCGGGATGGCAACGCCGTTTTGGGATGGTGTGATTGACGAGGATAATATGGGTGGTATGATGGCGGCGGATGATGTTGCTGAAATTATCGTGAACAGCATGGAAGAACGGCGGAATATTAATGTGTCGGAGCTTGTGATTCGGAATCATTAA
- a CDS encoding immunity protein Imm33 domain-containing protein — MEENYTIFIENAGGMMVTRSLLEGTSKLKWIFRSESQHPDDNGWRALGDTDTEEYINVVENNVIIDFNRLATMEPAVLSIYQLPVGTDLVFHDDETGRYFTDIRTGERLRFEK; from the coding sequence ATGGAAGAAAATTACACCATATTTATTGAAAATGCAGGCGGGATGATGGTGACGCGCTCACTGTTAGAAGGTACATCGAAGTTAAAATGGATTTTCCGTTCCGAGAGCCAGCACCCTGATGATAACGGCTGGCGTGCCCTAGGTGATACAGATACCGAAGAGTATATTAATGTGGTGGAAAATAATGTCATCATTGACTTTAATCGCTTAGCCACCATGGAACCAGCCGTCTTATCCATTTATCAACTACCGGTGGGGACCGATCTGGTGTTCCATGATGATGAAACCGGCAGATATTTCACCGATATTCGCACGGGAGAACGACTTCGTTTTGAAAAATAA
- a CDS encoding DUF2382 domain-containing protein, whose product MEDIVIPVSEEEVVLSKDTVVTDEFEVEKTRHTDHETVTETTRREELDIDDVDGHVVEDDDRF is encoded by the coding sequence ATGGAAGATATCGTGATTCCTGTGTCTGAAGAAGAAGTGGTTTTATCGAAAGATACCGTGGTGACGGATGAGTTTGAAGTTGAAAAAACACGTCATACTGACCATGAAACAGTTACCGAAACGACTCGTCGTGAAGAGTTGGATATCGATGATGTGGATGGACATGTGGTTGAAGATGATGATCGGTTTTAA
- a CDS encoding type 2 periplasmic-binding domain-containing protein yields the protein MKFSQTMRFLAASAIAASVFVNPVLATAQDGLPEPGDFSEPVEMQLSGMVTKGRAVDGNWVQTRLEEMFNIKIENTFTDTWDSTQNSIMVASNDLPDAFNMTGGGLTPLEFYQDGLTRSIPREMIEKYAPLYTAAMNELESGLGWRISQNPDNPDEQLYLIGVQPQADGLLWVPSLRMDWLENLGFEIPEDAEPIGDSDGYERIYWTDTSYSLDELEEILTAFTFDDPDGNGQDDTYGILPTNDNLLWAQTLLGAYGLSADYNLLENDTLTDPMVSERYKEWLLKMNDWYNKGIMDPEWTTLSTQMAWEKYSNNQIGYFIAQKTYLAQESWTDGRAPQNILDANPEAKILAFHPETGPYGDQGQQSFYPVTFLGDAMQIGADVTDEELARYLQIYDFMTYNPEGVWTTYGIPGEHSDWRGEEGKSTLIVRPEYDLEEGEMGFWSYSPRSYPGDRYLWLTEMKTLELMERFFTVPEYVEAMAIRPYKHDLFTETDYADLVSRYDSQLTTLESEFRMNGITNVIDIEADWDNYVDTWMNNGGREILAELEKAPVVEDLRSGNFD from the coding sequence ATGAAATTTAGTCAAACAATGCGTTTTTTAGCTGCAAGTGCGATAGCTGCTTCTGTTTTTGTTAATCCGGTGTTAGCTACTGCTCAAGATGGACTGCCAGAACCAGGTGATTTTTCTGAACCGGTTGAAATGCAGTTGTCGGGTATGGTTACCAAAGGACGTGCTGTTGATGGAAACTGGGTACAAACACGTTTAGAAGAAATGTTTAATATTAAGATTGAAAATACATTTACTGACACTTGGGACTCTACTCAAAATTCAATCATGGTTGCTTCTAACGATTTACCGGATGCGTTTAACATGACTGGTGGTGGTTTGACGCCTTTGGAATTTTATCAAGATGGGTTAACGCGTTCTATCCCTCGTGAAATGATTGAAAAGTATGCGCCTTTGTATACAGCTGCTATGAATGAATTAGAGAGCGGCTTAGGTTGGCGTATCTCACAAAATCCAGATAATCCCGATGAGCAGTTATATTTAATTGGGGTTCAACCGCAAGCGGATGGCTTGTTATGGGTGCCGTCACTACGTATGGACTGGTTGGAAAATCTAGGGTTTGAAATCCCAGAAGATGCGGAGCCAATTGGTGACAGTGATGGTTACGAGCGGATTTATTGGACGGACACCTCGTATAGTCTCGATGAATTGGAAGAAATCTTAACGGCTTTTACTTTTGATGATCCAGATGGTAATGGTCAAGATGACACCTACGGAATTTTACCAACCAATGATAACTTATTGTGGGCGCAAACCTTGCTAGGTGCTTATGGCTTAAGTGCAGACTATAATTTGTTAGAAAATGATACTTTAACTGATCCTATGGTGAGCGAACGCTACAAAGAATGGTTACTGAAAATGAATGATTGGTACAATAAAGGTATCATGGATCCGGAATGGACCACTTTATCGACCCAAATGGCTTGGGAAAAATATTCGAATAATCAAATAGGATATTTTATTGCGCAAAAAACGTATTTAGCTCAAGAATCTTGGACAGATGGGCGTGCGCCACAAAATATTTTAGATGCAAATCCTGAAGCTAAGATTTTAGCCTTCCATCCTGAAACAGGTCCTTATGGTGACCAAGGGCAACAATCCTTCTATCCGGTGACGTTTTTAGGGGATGCGATGCAAATTGGCGCCGATGTAACGGATGAAGAGTTGGCTCGTTACTTACAAATCTATGATTTTATGACTTATAATCCAGAAGGTGTTTGGACGACTTATGGTATTCCTGGTGAACATTCTGATTGGCGTGGTGAAGAAGGTAAGTCTACGTTAATTGTTCGTCCGGAGTATGATTTAGAAGAAGGAGAAATGGGCTTCTGGTCTTATAGCCCGCGTAGTTACCCAGGTGATCGTTACTTGTGGTTGACGGAAATGAAGACTTTAGAGTTAATGGAGCGCTTCTTCACGGTTCCTGAATATGTTGAAGCTATGGCTATTCGTCCGTACAAACATGATTTATTTACGGAAACGGATTATGCGGATTTAGTGTCACGTTACGATTCACAGTTAACGACTTTAGAATCTGAATTCCGTATGAATGGTATTACCAATGTGATCGATATTGAAGCGGATTGGGATAACTATGTGGATACGTGGATGAACAATGGGGGTCGTGAGATTTTGGCCGAGTTGGAAAAAGCACCTGTTGTTGAGGATTTGAGAAGCGGGAATTTTGATTAG
- a CDS encoding alpha/beta fold hydrolase yields MAEGMSRDQLEVYRGSWAKPSDFDVFWDQQVALVPEETRYQLVEKDFSLDGVRCYDLRFQAVDGSEIYAKAVFPKKLENVPVVFMFHGYHGRSKDWTDLFPYAATGHGVVALDVRGQAGKSEDLGVYKGSTVKGHIVRGLDEGRDHLYFRKAFLDVYQLVEVVASMDFVDASRLSSYGDSQGGALALVAAALNPKINLTVAIYPFLSDFKRVIETVNNTEAYNELFRYFFLRDPLHLTEEKVLDTLAYIDVKNFASRIKGQVKMITGLLDDVCLPSTQYAIYNNLGTDNKEHYLMPEYGHEPMHYEIKDYVFNWITGATIVPK; encoded by the coding sequence ATGGCAGAAGGCATGTCGCGTGATCAATTGGAAGTGTACAGGGGGAGTTGGGCGAAACCGTCGGATTTTGATGTGTTTTGGGATCAGCAAGTGGCCTTGGTGCCTGAGGAAACAAGGTATCAGCTGGTTGAAAAAGATTTTTCTTTGGATGGCGTTCGCTGTTATGATTTAAGGTTTCAGGCTGTCGATGGTAGTGAAATCTATGCGAAGGCGGTTTTTCCGAAAAAGTTGGAGAATGTGCCGGTCGTTTTTATGTTTCATGGTTACCATGGACGTAGCAAGGATTGGACGGATTTGTTTCCTTATGCGGCGACGGGTCATGGTGTTGTGGCTTTGGATGTGCGCGGTCAGGCGGGTAAGTCTGAGGATTTGGGCGTTTACAAGGGGAGTACGGTGAAGGGGCATATTGTTCGAGGTTTGGACGAGGGTCGCGATCATTTGTATTTTCGCAAAGCCTTTTTGGATGTTTATCAATTGGTTGAAGTTGTGGCGTCTATGGATTTTGTGGATGCGAGTCGTTTAAGTTCTTATGGCGATTCTCAGGGGGGTGCTTTGGCTTTGGTAGCTGCGGCTTTAAACCCTAAAATAAATCTCACGGTCGCCATTTATCCTTTTCTGTCAGATTTTAAGCGTGTGATAGAAACTGTTAACAATACCGAAGCCTATAATGAGCTATTTCGTTATTTCTTTTTAAGGGATCCCTTGCATTTAACGGAAGAAAAAGTGTTGGATACATTGGCTTATATTGATGTTAAGAATTTTGCCAGTCGGATTAAAGGGCAAGTGAAGATGATTACCGGTCTGTTGGATGATGTGTGTTTACCGTCAACGCAATATGCGATTTACAATAATTTGGGAACTGACAACAAAGAACATTACTTGATGCCGGAGTATGGTCATGAACCGATGCATTATGAAATTAAGGATTATGTGTTTAATTGGATTACTGGCGCTACTATTGTCCCTAAATAA
- a CDS encoding helix-turn-helix domain-containing protein: protein MKNKVEEVFKKYNIDAPIKEIDLNLPIAYKMKFIINTIEITDDIFLMIKEKRRGSLEQFVKQAEFISRPYNGNYILVFNRLSDDEKQLLIKARIPFIDYKGSLFVPSLGLILNKNLEVLVEKTFTPSEQLVFIYLITESKELIVASTVEKRTRVSIATVYRVLNKFVQLGWLKSQHGTYSAEKDLNEILIEGQQYLLNPVKKTLFLEKEVFDSVVKNEVHWGYAGTSALSQLTDLSEEHSIVAMSEAEFRLVNKKNYLTIYEENVLVNQSFVEIQLWKYTPIINDNLVDRLSLYLTLKDVDDPRVEEALGFAMKGVGQNSGVREG, encoded by the coding sequence ATGAAGAATAAAGTAGAAGAAGTTTTTAAAAAATATAATATCGATGCACCTATTAAAGAAATTGATTTGAACCTACCAATTGCTTATAAGATGAAATTTATTATCAATACGATTGAAATCACCGACGATATCTTTTTGATGATTAAAGAAAAACGTCGAGGAAGTTTAGAACAATTTGTTAAGCAAGCAGAGTTTATTAGCCGGCCATACAATGGGAACTATATATTGGTTTTTAATCGATTATCAGATGATGAGAAGCAGTTGTTAATAAAGGCTAGAATACCATTTATTGATTATAAAGGGAGTCTTTTTGTTCCAAGTTTAGGTCTAATCTTAAATAAAAACCTCGAAGTATTGGTTGAGAAGACGTTTACTCCTAGTGAGCAGTTAGTCTTTATTTATCTTATTACAGAATCAAAAGAACTTATTGTAGCAAGTACTGTTGAAAAAAGGACTCGGGTGTCAATTGCGACGGTTTATCGGGTTTTAAATAAATTTGTTCAATTGGGTTGGCTGAAGTCTCAACATGGGACTTATTCAGCTGAGAAGGATTTGAATGAGATTTTAATAGAGGGACAGCAGTATTTACTTAATCCAGTGAAAAAGACGCTATTTCTTGAAAAAGAAGTTTTTGACTCGGTTGTCAAGAATGAGGTGCATTGGGGGTATGCGGGTACTTCAGCTTTGAGCCAATTAACCGATTTGAGTGAAGAACATAGCATTGTGGCAATGTCAGAAGCAGAGTTTCGCTTAGTAAATAAGAAAAATTATTTAACTATTTACGAGGAGAATGTATTGGTAAATCAATCGTTTGTTGAAATTCAATTGTGGAAATACACACCAATAATCAATGATAATCTAGTAGATAGGCTTTCTCTGTATTTAACTTTGAAAGACGTCGATGATCCAAGGGTTGAGGAAGCTTTAGGGTTCGCTATGAAGGGTGTTGGACAGAATAGCGGTGTCAGAGAGGGATGA